DNA sequence from the Candidatus Methylomirabilota bacterium genome:
GACGGTGCGGATCAGCAACGACCCGGAGTACCTGCGGCTGGTGATGTCCCGCGCCGGGGAGGCGCCGGAGGTGGCGCTTGAGGCCTGTTATGGCTGGTATTGGGCCGCGGACGCGTTGACCGAGCTGGGCGCGTCGGTGCACCTGGCGCATCCGTTGGGGGTCAAGGGATTCGCCTACCGCAGGGTCAAGAACGACGAGCGCGACGCGGCCGACCTGGCCGATTTGCTGCGGATGGGTCGGCTGCCCGAGGCCTGGATCGCCCCGCCGGCGAGCCGGGAGCTGCGTGAGCTGGTCCGGCATCGGGCCAAGCTGGTCGGGTTGCGCACCAACCTCAAGTGCCAGGTGCACGCCGTGCTCGCGAGCGCCGGGGTGCCGGTGATGAGCTCGGATGTGTTCGGCCCGGGCGGGCGCGAGCTGCTTGAACGGGTGGCGCTGCCGGCCGCGATGCGGGCCAAGACGAACTCGGCGCTGCGATTGATCGACGCGATCACCTTCGAGATCGACACCTTCGCCGGGTTGGTGACCACGCCGCTGCATGCCGACCCGGGCTACGCCGCGGTGCAGACCATCCCCGGGGTGGGCCCCACCCTGGGCGCGGTGTTCGTGGCCGAGATCGGCGACGTGCGCCGCTTCCGCCGCCCCGAACAGCTGGCCAGCTGGGCCGGGTTGACTCCCAAACACCGTGAGTCGGACACCAAGGTGCGCCGCGGGCGGATCACCAAGATGGGCTCCAAGCTGGTGCGCTGGGCCGCGCTCGAGGCCGTGCAGCGGGTCGGACCACAGACCCGGATCGGCGCGTTCCGCGACCAGGTCGCCGAGCGCCGCGGCCGCAACCAGGCCAAGGTCGCCGCCGCCCGCGAGCTCATCGAGTGCGTGTTCTACGCGCTCCGCGACCATCACGTTCGCCGGCTGGCGGCATGAGAAC
Encoded proteins:
- a CDS encoding IS110 family transposase, producing the protein MGIDLHRRRSVLVRMTEAGERLETVRISNDPEYLRLVMSRAGEAPEVALEACYGWYWAADALTELGASVHLAHPLGVKGFAYRRVKNDERDAADLADLLRMGRLPEAWIAPPASRELRELVRHRAKLVGLRTNLKCQVHAVLASAGVPVMSSDVFGPGGRELLERVALPAAMRAKTNSALRLIDAITFEIDTFAGLVTTPLHADPGYAAVQTIPGVGPTLGAVFVAEIGDVRRFRRPEQLASWAGLTPKHRESDTKVRRGRITKMGSKLVRWAALEAVQRVGPQTRIGAFRDQVAERRGRNQAKVAAARELIECVFYALRDHHVRRLAA